One stretch of Prunus persica cultivar Lovell chromosome G1, Prunus_persica_NCBIv2, whole genome shotgun sequence DNA includes these proteins:
- the LOC18791527 gene encoding uncharacterized protein LOC18791527: MKMGDPEEAAEHGRRLILHNFLSFQECKELEFIHKSNCTVGYRPHVFSTTLSHLIATNSAHLIMPFVPIRERLKEKVEEFFGCQYELFVEFTGLISWSRGSSIGWHSDDNRPYLKQRDFAAVCYLNSYGNDFRGGLFHFQDGDPATIVPSGGDVVIYTADSRNIHSVDEITDGERLTLALWFSRDATYDEDAKLITLLSKNFLHDNAPELCLPFPASSNMYWFSPDQASSDQQLGFDICWARLHVLGYDLLFHQDKSYCSNISKLLMEPLRLTRGDELFEHEFINILHALQVVQFYCWKAPDFKSAKVEETTTVVLSQSQRERLVCLKSLFAKDVCLVDSVFSNVTFVGSAQHSFNWVDFRIAIAKWEDYVRKLHRELVMSLPHWRTQQSIFNASLDEK, from the exons ATGAAAATGGGAGACCCAGAAGAAGCAGCAGAACATGGTCGTCgcctcatcctccacaacttCCTTTCCTTCCAAGAATGCAAGGAACTGGAGTTTATCCACAAGAGCAATTGTACGGTTGGGTACAGACCCCATGTGTTCTCAACCACTCTTTCGCATCTCATAGCCACCAATTCCGCCCACCTCATCATGCCCTTCGTCCCCATCAGAG AGAGGTTGAAGGAGAAGGTAGAGGAATTCTTTGGGTGCCAGTATGAACTCTTTGTTGAATTCACCGGTTTGATCAG CTGGAGTAGAGGATCGAGCATTGGGTGGCATAGTGATGACAACAGGCCCTATCTTAAGCAGCGTGACTTTGCG gcagtctGTTATTTGAATAGTTACGGAAATGATTTCAGAGGCGGACTTTTTCACTTCCAGGATGGGGATCCAGCAACTATTGTTCCATCAGGTGGG GATGTTGTGATATACACAGCTGACAGCCGCAACATTCATTCTGTTGATGAG ATTACTGATGGGGAAAGACTCACACTGGCATTATGGTTTAGTCGTGATGCTACCTATGATGAGGATGCTAAACTTATAACCCTTCTGTCAAAGAATTTTTTGCACGATAATGCTCCTGAATTATGCCTGCCTTTTCCAGCATCCAGTAATATGTACTGGTTTTCACCAGACCAAGCTTCTTCTGATCAGCAGTTGGGTTTTGATATATGCTGGGCAAGACTGCATGTTCTTGGATACGATCTACTTTTCCATCAAGACAAGAGCTACTGTTCGAATATCTCTAAGTTACTTATGGAGCCACTGCGATTAACAAGGGGAGATGAGTTGTTTGAGCATGAGTTCATCAACATCTTGCATGCACTTCAG GTTGTACAATTCTACTGTTGGAAAGCTCCTGATTTCAAATCTGCCAAAGTAGAAGAAACTACCACGGTAGTCTTGTCACAATCACAAAGGGAGAGATTAGTTTGCCTCAAATCTTTATTTGCGAAGGATGTTTGTCTAGTAGACTCTGTATTTAGCAACGTGACATTCGTTGGGAGTGCACAACATTCCTTTAATTGGGTTGATTTTAGGATTGCAATCGCAAAGTGGGAAGATTATGTCCGCAAGTTACATAGAGAACTGGTAATGAGCTTACCACACTGGAGAACACAGCAATCTATATTTAATGCATCATTGGATGAAAAGTAG
- the LOC18793974 gene encoding purple acid phosphatase 8 yields the protein MASFSTRDSKTIFFFFGLRAACLSLCLVGSVAELQRFEHPPKADGSLSFLVVGDWGRRGLYNQSQVALQMGLIGEKAEIDFVISTGDNFYEDGLTGVDDPAFNESFSNIYTAPGLNKQWYNVLGNHDYRGDAEAQLSPVLRTIDKRWLCLRSFIVNAEIVDFFFVDTTPFVDDYFTNPKNHTYDWRGVTPREDYLSNLLKDVDSALKDSSAKWKIVVGHHTIKSAGHHGVTQELVTQLLPILKANNIDFYVNGHDHCLEHISDTHSEINFFTSGGGSKAWRGDIKWWSPEELKLYYDGQGFMSIQMTKASADIAFYDVFGNVLHKWSLSKHLRSATNRTFTYA from the exons ATGGCTTCTTTTTCTACTCGTGATTCCAAAaccatatttttcttctttgggttGAGAGCAGCATGCCTGTCACTTTGTTTGGTTGGTTCTGTAGCTGAGCTTCAACGTTTTGAGCACCCACCAAAAGCAGATGGATCTCTTAGCTTCTTGGTTGTTGGAGATTGGGGAAGACGTGGACTCTACAACCAATCTCAAGTTGCTCTCCAG ATGGGTCTAATTGGAGAGAAAGCAGAGATAGACTTTGTCATCTCTACCGGTGATAATTTCTATGAGGATGGTTTGACAGGCGTGGATGATCCAGCATTCAATGAGTCATTTTCCAACATCTATACTGCCCCTGGCCTAAATAAGCAATGGTACAATG TCTTGGGCAACCATGACTATCGGGGTGATGCTGAGGCACAACTGAGTCCCGTCCTCAGAACAATTGATAAGAGATGGCTTTGCTTAAGATCATTCATTGTAAATGCAG AAATCgttgactttttctttgtggACACAACCCCATTTGTGGATGACTACTTTACAAATCCAAAGAACCATACCTATGATTGGAGGGGCGTCACTCCTCGGGAGGATTATCTTTCCAATCTCTTGAAG gaTGTGGATTCAGCACTAAAAGATTCGAGTGCAAAATGGAAAATTGTAGTGGGTCACCATACAATTAAAAGTGCAGGACATCATGGTGTCACCCAAGAGCTTGTAACCCAACTTCTCCCAATCCTCAAG GCAAATAATATCGATTTTTATGTGAATGGACATGACCATTGCTTGGAGCACATCTCTGATACTCACAG TGAAATTAATTTCTTCACAAGCGGAGGTGGCTCTAAGGCATGGAGAGGTGATATAAAGTGGTGGAGTCCAGAGGAACTCAAGTTGTATTACGACGGCCAAGGTTTCATGTCAATCCAAATGACCAAGGCCTCTGCCGATATAGCGTTCTACGATGTCTTTGGCAATGTTCTGCATAAATGGAGCCTCTCCAAACACCTTCGCTCAGCCACGAACAGAACTTTCACCTATGCTTGA
- the LOC18788999 gene encoding uncharacterized protein LOC18788999, protein MTMPSGNVVLSDKMQFPSGGGGGAVGGGEIAQHHRQWFPDERDGFISWLRGEFAAANAIIDSLCHHLRAVGEPGEYDVVIGCIQQRRCNWNPVLHMQQYFSVAEVIYALQHVAWRRQQRYYDPVKAGAKEFKRSGVGFNKGQQRAEAFKEGHNSTLESHSNDGNSSGVVAPEKFERGSEVGEEVEPGGEVGKLNDKGLAPAGEKKDALTKPQEDSNLRSFGNSQGTISENSEPEVVEVDGCTPSSKVNESHSIQIQNQKQNLSIVPKTFIGNEISDGKTVNVVDGLKLYEDFLGDTEVSKLVSLVNDLRAAGKRRQLQGQTYVVSKRPMKGHGREMIQLGIPIADAPPEDEISAGTSKDRKIEPIPSLLQDVIDRLVGMHVMTVKPDSCIIDVYNEGDHSQPHTWPSWFGRPVCALYLTECDMTFGRLLLMDHPGDYRGSLRLSLTPGSILLMQGKSADFAKHAIPSIRKQRILVTLTKSQPKKSTTSDGQRFPAPAPAQSSYWGPPPSRSPNHIRHPTGPKHYAAVPTTGVLPAPPIRSQLPPQNGIQPLFVPAPVGPAIPFAAAVPIPPGSAGWPAAPRHPPPRIPLPGTGVFLPPPGSGNSSAPQQLPGTATEMSPTVETPSPRDKDNGSGKSNHSTSASPKGKSDGKAQRQDCNGSAEGTGSGRTAVKEEEQQTYDKTAASNQAGAV, encoded by the exons ATGACAATGCCATCGGGAAATGTGGTTTTATCGGACAAAATGCAGTTCCCtagtggtggtggcggtggggCCGTTGGAGGCGGCGAGATCGCCCAGCACCACCGCCAGTGGTTCCCGGACGAGCGTGATGGATTCATCTCGTGGCTGCGCGGAGAATTCGCAGCTGCAAATGCCATTATAGACTCCCTTTGCCACCATTTGCGTGCAGTTGGGGAGCCAGGCGAGTACGACGTGGTTATCGGATGTATCCAACAGAGGAGGTGCAATTGGAACCCCGTGCTTCATATGCAGCAGTACTTTTCGGTTGCCGAGGTGATTTATGCACTGCAACACGTTGCCTGGAGGAGGCAGCAGAGGTACTATGATCCTGTAAAAGCGGGGGCCAAGGAGTTCAAGAGATCTGGTGTGGGGTTTAACAAGGGCCAACAGAGGGCTGAGGCTTTCAAGGAGGGACATAATTCTACCCTAGAGTCTCATAGTAATGATGGGAATTCTTCAGGGGTTGTGGCTCCAGAAAAATTTGAGCGGGGGAGCGAAGTAGGTGAGGAAGTTGAGCCTGGTGGGGAGGTTGGGAAGTTAAATGATAAGGGTTTAGCGCCCGCTGGAGAGAAAAAAG ATGCTCTTACGAAACCTCAAGAAGATAGCAACTTGAGGAGTTTCGGGAATTCCCAGGGTACCATATCTGAAAATTCAGAACCGGAAGTTGTAGAAGTAGATGGTTGCACCCCAAGCTCTAAAG TGAATGAATCACATTCCATCCAAATTCAGAATCAGAAACAGAACCTTTCCATTGTCCCAAAGACTTTTATTGGCAATGAGATATCTGATGGAAAGACG gttaatGTGGTCGATGGActgaaattgtatgaagattttctTGGTGACACAGAAGTCTCGAAACTTGTTTCTTTGGTAAATGATTTGAGGGCTGCCGGAAAAAGAAGACAATTGCAAG GTCAGACATATGTGGTCTCAAAGAGGCCCATGAAGGGACATGGAAGAGAAATGATTCAGTTGGGCATCCCTATTGCAGATGCTCCACCTGAAGATGAAATTTCTGCAGGGACCTCCAAAG ATCGGAAGATAGAACCCATCCCTTCCTTGCTGCAGGATGTTATCGATCGCTTAGTTGGGATGCATGTTATGACTGTGAAGCCAGACTCTTGTATCATTGATGTCTATAATGAG GGTGATCATTCACAACCTCACACATGGCCGTCTTGGTTTGGAAGGCCTGTTTGCGCGCTCTACCTGACAGAATGTGACATGACTTTTGGGAGATTATTATTAATGGACCATCCTGGGGATTATAGAGGCTCCCTCAGGCTCTCTCTTACACCTGG ATCCATCCTCTTGATGCAAGGGAAATCCGCAGACTTTGCAAAACATGCAATACCTTCCATTCGCAAGCAACGGATACTTGTTACTCTTACAAAgtcacaaccaaaaaaatccaCAACGAGCGATGGTCAACGTTTTCCTGCACCTGCTCCAGCCCAGTCATCTTATTGGGGTCCACCACCCAGTAGATCTCCGAATCACATTCGCCATCCTACTGGTCCCAAGCACTATGCAGCAGTTCCAACTACTGGTGTATTGCCAGCCCCACCAATACGTTCTCAACTTCCACCTCAAAATGGCATCCAGCCATTGTTTGTGCCTGCCCCGGTAGGACCAGCCATACCGTTTGCTGCAGCAGTTCCCATCCCACCTGGTTCGGCTGGATGGCCAGCAGCTCCCAGGCATCCTCCGCCTCGCATCCCTCTACCTGGCACCGGAGTTTTCCTTCCTCCCCCAGGTTCGGGTAACTCATCAGCTCCTCAACAGTTGCCTGGTACTGCAACTGAAATGAGCCCTACTGTTGAGACTCCTTCCCCGAGAGATAAAGACAATGGGTCTGGAAAATCCAATCACAGTACAAGTGCTTCTCCGAAAGGAAAATCGGATGGGAAAGCTCAAAGACAAGACTGCAATGGAAGTGCAGAGGGGACTGGCAGCGGAAGAACAGCCGTTAAGGAAGAAGAACAGCAGACATATGACAAGACGGCAGCAAGCAATCAGGCTGGAGCAGTTTAG